In Solanum pennellii chromosome 3, SPENNV200, a single window of DNA contains:
- the LOC107012909 gene encoding COBRA-like protein 4, with product MFHKKLSFKRKDYSQHCQLLFPLAKLTFFAVVLSSVLPHADAFDPLDPFGNITIKWDVMSWTPDGYVAVVTMNNFQMYRHIMSPGWTLGWNWPKKEVIWSIVGAQTTEQGDCSKFKGNVPHCCKRDPVLVDLLPGVPYNQQFSNCCKGGVLASWGEDPSESVSSFQISVGLAGTSNKTVKLPKNFTLLGPGPGYTCGPAKIVPSTVFLTADHRRKTQALMTWNVTCTYSQFLSSKYPSCCVSFSTFYNDTITPCPSCACGCNHKHNCIMGDSEKLKRKGINTPRKNNEPLLQCTHHMCPIRVHWHVKLNYKDYWRVKIAITNFNYRQNHTHWTLVAQHPNLNNVTQVFSFDYKPLVPYQSINDTGMFYGMKFYNDLLMEAGPSGNVQSEVLMQKDKNTFTLKSGWGFPRRVYFNGDECKLPPPDSYPILPNSAEKGPFSFSNTAICTILMIFLTW from the exons ATGTTTcacaaaaaattatcttttaagaGAAAAGATTACTCTCAGCATTGCCAACTCTTATTTCCTCTAGCAAAGTTAACTTTTTTCGCAGTCGTCTTGTCTTCTGTTTTGCCTCATGCAG ATGCATTTGATCCATTGGATCCATTTGGTAACATAACAATAAAATGGGATGTCATGTCTTGGACACCAGATGGCTATGTG GCTGTTGTAACGATGAATAATTTTCAAATGTATCGGCATATTATGAGCCCTGGATGGACTTTAGGATGGAATTGGCCAAAGAAAGAAGTGATATGGTCCATTGTGGGAGCACAAACAACAGAGCAAGGTGATTGCTCTAAGTTTAAAGGAAATGTACCACATTGCTGCAAGAGGGATCCTGTACTTGTGGACTTGCTTCCTGGAGTTCCTTACAACCAACAGTTCAGCAACTGCTGTAAAGGTGGTGTTCTCGCGTCTTGGGGTGAAGATCCTTCTGAGTCGGTATCTTCCTTTCAGATTAGTGTTGGACTTGCTGGAACATCAAACAAGACAGTAAAACTACCCAAGAATTTCACTCTGCTTGGTCCAGGACCAGGCTACACTTGTGGCCCTGCAAAGATAGTTCCATCCACAGTTTTCCTCACTGCAGATCATAGGCGAAAAACTCAAGCATTGA TGACATGGAATGTGACATGCACCTATTCACAGTTTCTGTCATCCAAGTACCCGAGCTGTTGTGTTTCTTTCTCAACTTTCTACAACGACACCATCACTCCTTGCCCGTCTTGTGCTTGTGGTTGCAACCATAAACACAACTGCATCAT GGGAGACTCCGAAAAACTGAAAAGAAAGGGAATTAACACTCCAAGAAAGAATAATGAACCATTACTGCAATGCACCCATCACATGTGCCCAATACGCGTGCATTGGCATGTAAAGCTCAATTACAAGGATTATTGGCGAGTCAAGATTGCTATCACTAACTTCAATTACAGACAGAACCATACACATTGGACACTTGTGGCACAACATCCCAATCTCAACAATGTCACTCAAGTTTTCAGCTTCGACTACAAGCCTCTCGTGCCCTACCAATCCATTA ATGACACTGGCATGTTCTATGGTATGAAATTTTACAATGATCTCTTGATGGAAGCTGGACCTTCGGGGAACGTTCAGTCTGAGGTGCTTATGCAAAAGGATAAGAATACATTCACACTGAAGTCAGGATGGGGATTTCCCCGGAGAGTCTACTTTAATGGAGATGAATGCAAACTTCCACCTCCAGATTCATACCCAATTTTACCCAACTCTGCTGAAAAAGGaccattttcattttcaaacacTGCAATTTGCactattttgatgattttcctCACTTGGTAA